The sequence AATTCCATTTATGATGATGGCGTTTTATCTGTTCATCATCTGTTGTATTATACAGGTTTCATTTTCTTTTGTATATCCTATGCAGCATACCGCTGTAAGTGCCACATTATACTGGAAATCGCCATTAGAGCCTTTGAAAAACAAAGGCAGTTACAAGGTCTTATCTATACTGTTATTACTGGTAATGGCGATCCTATATTCAATCTTTAAATAACGAGACATGCAACTTTTGACCGGTAAAATAATTTTGCTAACAGGAGGATCCACAGGTATCGGATTTGAATGTGCATTAAAATATGCAGAAGCAGGTGCGGTAGTCGTAGTGGTATCGAACGATGCTACTACCCTGACCACCGCTATCAATACCCTTGGAGATAACCATTACAGTATCTATGCAGATATCTCACAGACGACAGATGTACAACAGATGATTGCTCTGATATTGGAGAAATACGGTAGGATCGATGTGATCCATAACAATGCCGCGATTGCTCACCCCTCCAAACCATTGCATGAAACGGCGGAGACAGAATGGGATGACCTGATGAACATTAACCTGAAGAGTATTTTCTTAACTACACGATACGGTATTGAGGCATTAAAAAGCAGTAAGGGATGCATTATCAATACGAGTAGCCTGGTTGGTGAAATCGGACAGGAAAATCACGCTGCCTATACAGCGACAAAAGGAGCGGTGAATGCACTTACAAAGTCTATGGCACTGGATTATGCACCTTATCAAATTCGTGTAAATGCGGTGGCACCTGCTGGGGTATGGACACCCATGTTACGCGAATGGGGTAAGTACCAGAACAATGGACAGGGTATTGACGCATATATGAATGCGATTCATCCACTGGGATATTGTCCTGAGGGCGATGTGATTGCGGATGCATGTGTATTTCTTGCATCAGACAAAGCAAGGTTTATTACTGGTCATATTATGCATGTAAGCGGTGGTGCAGAATTAGGTTACAGGGCGCTTAAATATCAGGATTAGTCAGGAAGTATATTATTACAGGTTTGCGCTTCCTACAGGTCTGTATTTATCAAATCAGAAAAGCCGCTTTCCCCAGGAATCAATTTTAATCATGAAGCATATTATCACAATACCTTGCTTCCGCTTCCTACAGGTCTACATTTTTCAAATCAGGAAAGCCGCTTTTCCCAGGAATCAATTTTAATCATGAAGTACATTATTACATTTTTTCTCCTTTTGCAGTTTCCCGCCCATGCGCAGGTCAATATACCCTTTGGAAAGAATAATAAAATCGTCTATGACCTGGCAGCCGGCACATATACAGTGGTCCTGAATGGTCAGTCCACTTTTGAAAATGTGTATGCGATAGCGCAAAATATTGATTCGCGCACAACTGTAAAACGTGGGTATGTGATAAAAAAATCCGGCACAGCTACTGTATATACAGTCAACAGCGGTCCGCTGCTGCAATTGTTTTATACTTTCCCGGGCAAAGATTACTGTATTATTTCTATACAGGTGGCAGGCATGGCATGTAACTACCTATCACCATTAAACACCGCCCAAATAAATGCTTCCGGTCGCATGCTGAATGTTCCTTTTGACAATGATATGTGGTTCAGATATGATGCGCCCTCCATTGAGCATGCCGACTTTACAGGTAGTGAAGTCACCGCGATTTATAATGAGCATAGTGGAATAGTGATTGGATCGTTGGAACAGGATGTATGGAAAACGGGGATTCAGATACATCACAATGCATTGAAAGTATTTTGCGGGTATACTGATTCTCTTCGTACACATGACCAGAAAGCCCATGGCACCGTACGCCCCGTAGATGGTTATTGCCATTCAGCACCGATCTTTATCGGGTATAATAAAGACTGGCGGAATGCCATGGAAACCTATGCTGCCGCGAACAAAACACCTCGTTACGTAGCTGCATGGAAAGCCGCCACACCTATATGCTGGAATAGCTGGGGAGTAATACAGACTAAATTAGATTTTGCAAAAGCAAAAGATGTGGTCAATTTCTTCCATGATTCCTGCACAGGGTATCCTACTGCTGACAATACCTTATACATTGACCTTGACTCCTACTGGGATAATATGACGCCAGAGCAGTTAAAAACCTTCGCAGCATATTGCAGGGAGAAAGGCTTTAAACCGGGCATTTACTGGGCACCATTTGTTGACTGGGGTAAATATGACCGGCAGGTAGAAGGTAGTACTTATCGTTATAAAGACACCTGGACTACGCAGGATGGAAAGTATGCAGATACAGATGGCGGTCGCGCCATGGATCCCACGCATCCTGCAACCCGCCAGCGGATCATTCACTTTATGCAGCGATTTAAAGATATGGGATATGAGATGGTGAAGATAGATTTTCTATCACATGGTGCGATTGAAGGGGACCATTTTTATGATACTGGTGTAACAACAGGTATGCAGGCTTTTCGTAAAGGGATGGAACTGATTGATAGTATGGCAGGGAAAAATATGCTGCTGTATGCTGCTATTTCTCCTAACATTGCTACCGCCCCCTATGTACACATGCGTCGTATAGCATGTGATGCTTTCAACTCAATAGCGCATACAGAATATACATTGAACAGTACAGCCTATGGCTGGTGGCAGTCAAAGATGTATCCATATTTGGATGCGGATCATGTAGTGTTTAAAGATGCATCTTTCAATGCGAATAAAGCCCGTTTAGCATCGGCACTAGTGACCGGCTCCCTTGTAACCGGTGATGATTATGCCGCTGAGGGGCCATGGAAAAAAGTTGCGTTACAATTATTACAGGACAAAGAATTGCTGGCTATTACAAAAAACGGGAAGAGTTTCCGCCCGGTAGATGGGAACAATGTGTTCATGAAGGATGATAAATATATTGCCATATTTAACTACGGCCCCCAGGAACAGGTGTATCGCGTGCCGGTGTTGAAAGGAGGAAATTTTAAGGAGTTATTTAGTAAGAAAACGGTTCCCGTAAGTGATACGCTTACTGCAAAAGTGCAAGGTGGCAGTGCCGTAATATACTTTAAACAATAATAAAGGTTTGTTGTTGTACTCTATATGCTTTTGCAGAAAATAACCAAACCTCTGATCATATGGAACACCACCACCATGGATGCACACATTGTGCATGCAACAATCCTGTTTTGAAACTCCTAAAGGATGAGCTCTTTACCCCTGAAAATTTCGAACAACTCCCCCTCCAAAGGGTTACTGAAAGAAAAAAGCAAACCAAGCCTTTCATGGTCACTGGCGGAACTATACGTCCCATGGTCAACGGAGCTGTTGACACAGTAGAAGCCATTGGCTTCGCAAATGGCGTTGTAGTAGCTACAGGTTCCGAGGCAGAGGTAGCGGCCTTCATGCAGGCAAACTTTCCCGGTTATACCACCAGAAAGTTGGAAGAAGGCAACACCTTACTGCCCGGTCTGATAGAACCCCATATCCACCTTGTACCCACGGCGATGTTAATGGGCTGGACAGATCTGGGTGCATTTGATGGACAGGTGTTGAAACCGGATTATAACATAAAGTCAGTAGGCGCTATTATCGCGAAGGAAGCTAAGCGATTAAGTAACATAGACAAGACCCTTTGGTTCCTGGGTGCAAACCTTGATCCGGCATTGATGCCATTGTTAAATAACAATACAGAGTTATTAACAATAGACATCGACCTGTTAGACAGTATTACCACAGATGCCCCTGTATGTATCATCAGTGCATCTATGCACACCTTGTATGTAAATACACCAGCGCTGTCTTTAATCTGGAATTTCCCGGGTAACCTGGAATTATTACAGGAGTATCATTCATTCAACGAATACAAGAGTAAAACAAAGGGGCAGTTGCAGGAAGCAGCACAAATGGATCCTGCATTAAAAGCAATTCCGCCGATTCAGAAAGCTGACTTCTTCCTGAAATCATTTATTTACTTAAAACAAATCTTTGAGACCGCCAATTCCAGGGGTGTCACCTTTATGCATGATGCAGGGATGACAGGTGGTCAAAAATCCATACTGGATGCTTATTTAAAAGTATTTGCACCGACTGTTCGCATCGGCGCGGCTACGGTTTGTGATACATTAGAAGATGCGCAAAATTTAGGAACATTCAATATACCCGGGGAGTACACAGACATTTACTATAGTCATGTTAAGGTGATCTCTGACGGTTCCAATCAGGGATTGACAGGCTATCAGTCTGACCCATATTTATGTAAGCCGGCCAACAACCATGGCGTATATAATTTCGCCGACAAATATGATGAAAAGCCGACAAATCCGCCACTGTATTTCAGAGATCTGATGGGACATATTATCAAGGATAAAAAGTGGCCTGTTATGATCCATGCAAATGGTGACCTTGCTGTTAATTTCGCTATTGAGGCCTTTAAGGAATTTGTTCATGACCCATTCGCAGGTGTACGGCATAGAATAGAACATTGCTCATTGACCACGCAGGAGAATCTTGAAGACATGAAAAATCTGCAGGTGTCTCCGAGTTTCCTGATTGGCCACGTAGGCTATTGGGGATATGCTTTTAAGAATGCGATATTCGGGGAAAAATCAAATATGCTGGATCTTTGCAAGAGTGCACTGCAGCAAGGCATGCGGATCACACTGCATAGTGACAACTCGGTAAGTCCGCTGGGACCATTGAGAATGATGGAACAGTCTGTCACGCGTATAATGGAGGCTGATCCTGCAGCTGGTGTGCTAAACCCGGCGGAAAACATTTCTCGTGAACAGGCATTGAAAGCGATCACCTACGATGCAGCATGGCAATGTTATGCAGAGCAGTGGACAGGGTCGCTGAAGGTGGGGAATTTTGCAGACTTTGTAGTGCTGCAACAGGATCCGCTGACGATAAAAAATCCATTTATGAATATGCGGAATATTGAAGTGGTTGAGACATGGGTAGCGGGTTTGAAGGTGTTTAGTACCGTGGTTGAAGAGGTGAGTATGGCCTAATATTTAAAAGAGGGTGGATCATAAATAAATGACACTCCTGAGAATCGCATAAAATAGAATCTGGCTCCACCAGGTATCCGAATTAAAGGAGGGTGTATCAAAAGTTAGATACACCCTCCTTTTCAATTATAGCATGTTCCGGATTTTTAGGGTTCCTGTGTTTTGCACATTTGCAATATGCAGGACATTATTCAAAAAATAGAAAATACAGACTGGCAACACATATGCGAAAAAATGCATCAGCAGGGATATGCCATCATTCCGGGTTTATTGTCAACTGAACAATGCGAATTACTGAAAGCAAATTATGACGATGCAAAGTTGTATCGTAAAACGGTCGTAATGGCTCGTTATCATTTTGGGTTGGGAGAATACAAATATTTCAACTACCCCCTTCCTGATACCATTCAAACTATCAGAACGACTATCTATACTAAACTTGCTCCTATTGCAAATGCGTGGTTCAAGGCATTGAATATTAATTTCCAATTTCCATCGGAACATACAGATCTATTGCAACAATGCCATCAAAACGGGCAGGATAAAGCAACTGTTTTGATATTAAAATACGGACAGGGTGGGTTTAATACTTTACACCAGGATCTGTATGGAGATATTTATTTTCCTATCCAGGTAGTGTTGATGCTGAATAAACCTGATAAAGATTTTACAGGAGGTGAATTCGTGCTTACGCAGCAGGTGCCAAGAGCACAATCAAAAGCCATGGTTCTAAAACCCAATAAAGGAGATGTATTAATTTTCACAACGAACTTTAAACCGGAGAAGGGGGCAAAAGGATATTATCGGGTACACATGAAGCATGGTGTAAGTGAGGTTACATCAGGGGAACGCCATACGTTGGGGATTATTTTTCATGATGCAGTTAGTTAGGTGAATGGGTAGAAGAGCAATCTTTAAGAGAGTTTATCAAAAATAAATAAACCTCTTCAGAAATGCATAAAGGACTACTTATCTCCATTAGGTACCCGAATAAAACGAGGCCACTTCTGATACGGCCTCCTTGCATTGAAACATTATTGAATACTATGTAATGCTTTATTTTAACAGCAAAAAAGATTTTGCTTCAGTCAATAATTTTACTTAACTTTTTCTTACATAAGCGTTAACCTTATTCCCTATCAACCGATCACTCTACACTATTTATTTACCCTCAAACCCGTAATAATGAAACACTACTTATCAGTACTGTTATTAGTATGTTGTGCCCTCTTCTCGTGTAAAAAAGACAACCCGGCCACCCAACCCCCTACCCCTGAAAACAAGGCCCGTTATCCTGTTTCATTTAATGTATCTGATTTCACCCAAACCGTTTCTGACCTGAAAAAAAGTGGTGATATAAATGCCAAAGACGACTCCCTCGTCTACAAATTAAATTACCTCTATATCATCGTGTATGACTCTGCCGGCAACTGGTTAAAGGAAATAATCCAGCAGGCCTGGGTCACGCCGAATTTCGGGGTATATGGGGATACGCTGGCGGCAGGGAATTATAAGATTATGGTAGCAGGATCTAAGTCTTACCTGCAGGTAAATGGATTGGATATTAACCCCGCTGATCCTCCGGGGCAATATTCATTTTCCCAGACCTTTGTTAGTTTCTTAAAGAACGCTGCTGTAGCTGATATTAGTGTCGATGACTTCTTTTGTAAAACTGCTACATTCAGTGTCACATCGTCCACTAATCATTTTGATATTAACCTGGAACGAAAAGTCGGCATGCTGGAAGTGAATGTACTGGATGCACCTGATGATCCATATTTCGACATCGCCACCAGTATAGAAGGATACAAATATTTTCCGGCAGTAGACACCTCTCTTTATCTTCGCCGTTCGTCAGTGATCCCTCCTGTCTTCACCAAACTGGCATATTCTCAAAAACTAAGTACGACCAAATGGTTGATGTATGTATTGAATACCACGGAGCCTTTTGATGTGGTGATCAATTCAAATTATGGTGACAATGAGTCGGTTACCACGAATTCGCAGTATAAGGTGATACATAATGTAAGGTGTTATCGAAATAAGAAGACAATCCTTACTGGGTATTTGTATGGAAGGAAGGATAGTGTGGATGTGGATATTACGATTTCTGATCAGTGGGATTCAACAAATGTAGAAATACCGTTTTAAGAACGCGGACGATCTATCAGGTACCTGAGCGAAAAGAGTGTGTATCTTACCATGATACACGCTCTTTTTTATCTCTGCGCCTCATTTCAATTTTTTCAGGTACTGCTCCTCGCAATATTTAAGTTCCGCGTCGTATCCTTTTCTATCTATGAAAGCGGAAGGATTATAAGCGCTGCCGGGCTTATGCTTACTTTGCAGGTCAAACTGACCGGCATGTGAGGCCAACCAGATGTCGAAATGTAAGTTCTTCATCGCATGTAAAGTATACGCGTAATCTTTGGCCATATCCGGGTAACGGGAGATGTCTGAAAAGTGGTTGTCGATAATAACAGTGGGGATGTTAGCAATAAGTACCTTATAAGAACGTGCAGTATCTTTTACATCGAACAGGAAACTACAGGATCCTTTTGTATGACCGGGGTGGTGCAACATAACAAGTTTCATACCTCCCAGCTTGATCGTATCTCCATTATGTAAGATACGATCCACCTTTACAGGTGCGAAAAGGCTGACACTACCACCTTGTAAATAATCAGAATACCCGCCGTCAGCCACCACCGGGGCATCTGCGGCATCTATCATCAATCTGGCACCGGTAGATTTCTTTATGGCGGCCATAGCGCCCATATGGTCATAATGAGCCTGTGTATTTAAAAGGATCTTTGTGTCGGACAGTTTGAATCCCAGAGATTCAATATTGGCTTTAATCATTGGTGCAGAGGCAGCCAGACCGGTGTTAATCAATATATTACCCCTGGGGGTTACAATCAGGTAACAGGCCAGGTCGTAGGTGCCTACATAATAAAGGTTCCCGGCAATCTGAAAGGGTTCGTAAGGTTTACTCCACTCAGGATTGTTAGTGGTTGGAGGTTCGGCTACTTTCTGAGCAGTGGCAAAGAAAGTGATCAATAATAAGCCGATCAAAATCAGGTTTCGCTTTATAAACATATAATTCAATATAGGATTTTATATCTGCGCGAATATACTCAGTAATATCTGTCATTTACTCATTGTCTGTTACTCATCGCATCAATCATATCATATTCTTACATTTACAG is a genomic window of Chitinophaga sp. LS1 containing:
- a CDS encoding 2OG-Fe(II) oxygenase yields the protein MQDIIQKIENTDWQHICEKMHQQGYAIIPGLLSTEQCELLKANYDDAKLYRKTVVMARYHFGLGEYKYFNYPLPDTIQTIRTTIYTKLAPIANAWFKALNINFQFPSEHTDLLQQCHQNGQDKATVLILKYGQGGFNTLHQDLYGDIYFPIQVVLMLNKPDKDFTGGEFVLTQQVPRAQSKAMVLKPNKGDVLIFTTNFKPEKGAKGYYRVHMKHGVSEVTSGERHTLGIIFHDAVS
- a CDS encoding amidohydrolase, with product MEHHHHGCTHCACNNPVLKLLKDELFTPENFEQLPLQRVTERKKQTKPFMVTGGTIRPMVNGAVDTVEAIGFANGVVVATGSEAEVAAFMQANFPGYTTRKLEEGNTLLPGLIEPHIHLVPTAMLMGWTDLGAFDGQVLKPDYNIKSVGAIIAKEAKRLSNIDKTLWFLGANLDPALMPLLNNNTELLTIDIDLLDSITTDAPVCIISASMHTLYVNTPALSLIWNFPGNLELLQEYHSFNEYKSKTKGQLQEAAQMDPALKAIPPIQKADFFLKSFIYLKQIFETANSRGVTFMHDAGMTGGQKSILDAYLKVFAPTVRIGAATVCDTLEDAQNLGTFNIPGEYTDIYYSHVKVISDGSNQGLTGYQSDPYLCKPANNHGVYNFADKYDEKPTNPPLYFRDLMGHIIKDKKWPVMIHANGDLAVNFAIEAFKEFVHDPFAGVRHRIEHCSLTTQENLEDMKNLQVSPSFLIGHVGYWGYAFKNAIFGEKSNMLDLCKSALQQGMRITLHSDNSVSPLGPLRMMEQSVTRIMEADPAAGVLNPAENISREQALKAITYDAAWQCYAEQWTGSLKVGNFADFVVLQQDPLTIKNPFMNMRNIEVVETWVAGLKVFSTVVEEVSMA
- a CDS encoding SDR family NAD(P)-dependent oxidoreductase → MQLLTGKIILLTGGSTGIGFECALKYAEAGAVVVVVSNDATTLTTAINTLGDNHYSIYADISQTTDVQQMIALILEKYGRIDVIHNNAAIAHPSKPLHETAETEWDDLMNINLKSIFLTTRYGIEALKSSKGCIINTSSLVGEIGQENHAAYTATKGAVNALTKSMALDYAPYQIRVNAVAPAGVWTPMLREWGKYQNNGQGIDAYMNAIHPLGYCPEGDVIADACVFLASDKARFITGHIMHVSGGAELGYRALKYQD
- the bla gene encoding subclass B3 metallo-beta-lactamase — encoded protein: MFIKRNLILIGLLLITFFATAQKVAEPPTTNNPEWSKPYEPFQIAGNLYYVGTYDLACYLIVTPRGNILINTGLAASAPMIKANIESLGFKLSDTKILLNTQAHYDHMGAMAAIKKSTGARLMIDAADAPVVADGGYSDYLQGGSVSLFAPVKVDRILHNGDTIKLGGMKLVMLHHPGHTKGSCSFLFDVKDTARSYKVLIANIPTVIIDNHFSDISRYPDMAKDYAYTLHAMKNLHFDIWLASHAGQFDLQSKHKPGSAYNPSAFIDRKGYDAELKYCEEQYLKKLK